The Betaproteobacteria bacterium genome has a window encoding:
- a CDS encoding CoA transferase, which translates to MLENGPLTGCKVLELGSTIAGPFCARVLADFGAEVIKVEPPEGDTLRSLGHRHNGKSLYAATLLRNKSLVAIDLRGKRGREIVRSLASKCDIVVENFKPGTLEKWGLGYDDLRAANDGLIMVRISGFGQTGPYSSRAGYGIISEAVSGLRHLIGDPDRPPARVAVALTDYITGLYAALGAVMALHARRVTGVGQCIDAALNECAFSFLESHVPAYEKLGIVAKRAGSRLANSAPNNLYQTKDGQHVHITAIADPVFKRMSSVMGREDLPADARFATAVARGANIDALDSIVAQWTQSLEAPEIERRLTAAEVPATRIFTMADIFKDPHYLARGMLVEVPDDELGTVTLAAPVPVLSGTPGRIRRSGGKIGRDTARVLKDVLGMARDEIEALELAGIVSVSASAQATQRKR; encoded by the coding sequence ATGCTGGAAAACGGACCGCTCACCGGTTGCAAGGTGCTCGAGCTGGGCTCGACCATCGCCGGGCCGTTTTGCGCGCGCGTGCTCGCCGATTTCGGCGCCGAAGTCATCAAGGTCGAGCCGCCCGAGGGCGACACGCTGCGCTCGCTCGGCCATCGTCATAATGGGAAATCGCTGTACGCGGCGACGCTGCTGCGTAACAAATCGCTGGTCGCGATCGACCTGCGGGGAAAGCGCGGCCGTGAAATCGTCCGGAGCCTCGCGAGCAAGTGCGACATCGTCGTCGAGAACTTCAAGCCGGGAACGCTCGAGAAATGGGGCCTCGGTTACGACGACCTGCGCGCGGCGAACGACGGGCTCATCATGGTTCGCATCAGCGGCTTCGGACAGACCGGACCGTACAGCAGCCGTGCCGGTTACGGCATCATCAGCGAAGCCGTCAGCGGACTGCGCCACCTGATCGGCGATCCCGATCGGCCGCCCGCTCGCGTCGCGGTCGCACTGACCGATTACATCACCGGCCTTTACGCGGCGCTTGGTGCTGTCATGGCACTTCACGCGCGTCGCGTCACCGGCGTCGGGCAGTGCATCGATGCCGCGCTCAACGAGTGCGCATTCAGCTTTCTGGAGTCACACGTGCCGGCGTACGAAAAGCTGGGCATCGTCGCAAAACGCGCGGGATCGCGGCTGGCGAATAGCGCTCCCAACAACCTGTACCAGACGAAAGACGGTCAGCACGTGCACATCACGGCCATAGCCGATCCCGTATTCAAGCGCATGTCGAGCGTGATGGGCCGGGAGGATCTGCCGGCCGATGCGCGCTTCGCGACGGCCGTGGCTCGCGGCGCCAATATCGACGCGCTCGACTCAATCGTTGCGCAGTGGACGCAAAGCCTTGAAGCACCGGAGATCGAGCGGAGACTCACCGCTGCGGAGGTGCCCGCCACGCGCATATTCACCATGGCCGATATTTTCAAAGACCCGCATTACCTCGCGCGCGGCATGCTGGTCGAAGTGCCCGACGATGAGCTGGGAACCGTCACGCTCGCCGCGCCCGTACCGGTGCTTTCCGGCACGCCGGGCAGGATCCGTCGCAGCGGGGGCAAGATCGGGCGCGACACGGCGCGCGTACTTAAGGACGTGCTGGGCATGGCGCGCGACGAGATCGAAGCCCTCGAGCTTGCCGGCATCGTGAGCGTCAGTGCGTCGGCGCAAGCAACGCAGAGGAAGCGATGA
- a CDS encoding propionyl-CoA carboxylase: MTWKAEADEIAQRRRWALEHGGADAVRAYREQGWLTIRERIDALVDEGSFQEIGQLAGTASYEGGKVAKVVPAPYVMGLAKIAGRATAVGGEDFSVRGGVNWGARSKGGQGGFSGDLAYEYCIPLVNLCHGAGGSVGSTRQRGHAVFPGARLSPHYVDLLGRVPVVSGVMGTTAGGPAGRAILSHFSVMVRGKSQVFASGPPMVERALGIKIGKEELGGADVTASIAGTIDNVADSEADCLAMVKRFLSFMPQNVWELPPVTACDDPPDRMEEALLSILPRNRRAPYDMRKLIGLVTDRGSLFEIQPLFGRALITSLARMNGRPVGIVANNPMVNGGALDAKAARKQTHFIDVCDTFHIPLIFFVDLPGFMIGPQAEEGATLREGMRSLHARMQASVPMMSVVIRKCYGFAGFAARDSLGLDFKIAWPSAEIGSLPVEGGVTVAYRREIANADDPGRRQAELEDEIRTLASPFRMAEAFALEDVIDPRETRRYLCRFVDAMEARLRMNLGVKARPGVRP, translated from the coding sequence ATGACCTGGAAAGCCGAAGCTGATGAAATCGCGCAGCGCCGCCGCTGGGCGCTGGAGCACGGTGGTGCGGATGCGGTGCGCGCGTACCGCGAGCAGGGCTGGCTCACGATACGCGAACGCATCGACGCGCTGGTCGATGAGGGCTCGTTTCAGGAAATTGGTCAGCTCGCCGGTACGGCGAGTTACGAAGGCGGCAAAGTCGCCAAAGTCGTTCCTGCGCCCTATGTGATGGGGCTGGCGAAAATCGCAGGACGTGCGACTGCAGTTGGTGGCGAAGACTTCTCCGTGCGCGGGGGTGTCAATTGGGGCGCCCGCTCGAAAGGCGGACAAGGCGGCTTTTCGGGCGATCTCGCTTACGAATACTGCATTCCGCTCGTGAATCTCTGTCATGGCGCCGGCGGGAGCGTGGGCTCGACGCGGCAGCGCGGACACGCCGTGTTTCCTGGCGCACGGCTCTCGCCGCATTACGTCGACCTGCTGGGTCGGGTGCCTGTCGTGAGCGGTGTCATGGGAACGACCGCCGGCGGGCCGGCGGGCCGCGCGATACTTTCCCATTTCTCGGTCATGGTGCGGGGGAAAAGCCAGGTATTCGCCTCCGGGCCGCCAATGGTGGAGCGCGCGCTGGGGATAAAGATCGGGAAAGAAGAACTCGGCGGTGCGGACGTTACTGCTAGTATTGCGGGAACGATCGACAACGTTGCTGACAGCGAAGCCGACTGCCTCGCGATGGTGAAGCGTTTTCTGAGTTTCATGCCTCAAAACGTGTGGGAGCTTCCTCCGGTTACTGCATGCGACGACCCGCCCGATCGCATGGAAGAGGCGCTGCTTTCGATTCTCCCGCGAAACCGCCGCGCACCGTACGATATGCGAAAACTGATTGGTCTGGTGACCGATCGTGGGTCTTTATTCGAGATTCAGCCGCTTTTCGGTCGCGCACTGATTACGTCGCTGGCACGAATGAACGGACGCCCTGTCGGCATCGTCGCGAATAATCCCATGGTGAATGGCGGTGCGCTCGATGCTAAGGCCGCGCGCAAACAGACGCATTTCATCGACGTCTGCGACACGTTTCACATCCCTCTGATTTTCTTTGTCGATCTCCCGGGCTTCATGATCGGCCCCCAGGCCGAAGAGGGCGCGACGTTGCGCGAGGGTATGAGGAGCCTGCACGCGCGCATGCAGGCGAGCGTGCCGATGATGAGCGTGGTAATCCGCAAGTGCTATGGCTTCGCGGGATTTGCCGCGCGCGACAGCCTCGGCCTCGATTTCAAGATCGCCTGGCCATCGGCCGAGATCGGCTCACTACCGGTCGAAGGCGGCGTGACCGTCGCGTATCGGCGCGAGATCGCGAATGCGGACGATCCCGGCCGCAGGCAGGCCGAGCTCGAAGACGAAATACGCACACTGGCATCGCCATTTCGAATGGCTGAGGCGTTCGCACTCGAGGATGTCATCGATCCGCGAGAGACGCGGCGCTATCTCTGCCGCTTCGTAGACGCCATGGAGGCGCGCCTGCGCATGAATCTCGGCGTCAAGGCGCGCCCGGGCGTGAGGCCATGA
- a CDS encoding tripartite tricarboxylate transporter substrate binding protein, whose translation MFKKLKLALLVMLPAASAAEAALAQDYPTKPIRMVVAVAPAGPTDILARMIGQKLTDSWGQPVIIDNRPGGGQVIGTDIVAKSQPDGYTLLMSTNTFAVNPALFKRLPYDPQRDFTPITLVAEVPLILAIHPSVPASTVKELIAVAKARPGQLNYGSSGTSSSLRLAAELMQSMVDIQMVHVPYKGTGPATTALVGGHVQLMFTNPMVALSQVKAGKLRALAITSARRSDKIPELPTMSEAGLPGYTAGSWFGLMAPAKTSPATVDKLHGEVVRILRMPNVQELMAGSGANAIGNTPQEFSSYIRADMAKWAKVIRASGITAD comes from the coding sequence ATGTTTAAAAAACTGAAACTGGCCTTGCTCGTGATGCTGCCCGCGGCGAGCGCGGCGGAAGCGGCGCTCGCCCAGGATTATCCGACCAAGCCGATCCGCATGGTCGTGGCGGTCGCGCCGGCCGGCCCCACCGACATACTCGCTCGAATGATCGGGCAGAAGCTGACCGATTCATGGGGCCAGCCTGTGATCATCGACAATCGTCCGGGCGGCGGACAGGTCATCGGAACGGACATCGTGGCTAAATCCCAGCCGGATGGCTACACGCTGCTGATGAGCACGAACACGTTTGCAGTGAACCCCGCGTTGTTCAAGAGACTGCCTTACGATCCGCAGCGGGATTTCACGCCCATCACACTGGTTGCAGAAGTGCCGTTGATTCTGGCGATTCATCCGTCGGTACCGGCGAGCACAGTCAAAGAGTTGATTGCGGTCGCGAAGGCACGTCCGGGTCAACTCAATTACGGATCGAGCGGCACGAGTTCATCGCTGCGGCTCGCCGCGGAGCTGATGCAGTCCATGGTCGACATTCAGATGGTTCACGTGCCGTACAAGGGCACAGGCCCGGCAACCACTGCGCTCGTCGGTGGGCATGTGCAACTCATGTTTACGAATCCCATGGTTGCTCTGTCGCAGGTGAAGGCAGGGAAGTTGCGTGCACTCGCCATCACCAGTGCCCGGCGCTCGGACAAGATTCCAGAGCTGCCGACCATGAGCGAAGCCGGTTTGCCCGGGTACACCGCCGGTTCGTGGTTCGGCTTGATGGCGCCCGCCAAGACATCGCCCGCGACCGTGGACAAGCTGCACGGGGAAGTGGTGCGTATTCTACGAATGCCAAACGTGCAGGAGCTGATGGCAGGTTCCGGCGCGAATGCAATCGGCAACACGCCTCAGGAGTTCTCCAGTTACATCAGGGCCGATATGGCGAAGTGGGCGAAAGTCATACGCGCGAGCGGTATCACGGCTGATTGA
- a CDS encoding tripartite tricarboxylate transporter substrate binding protein, protein MKLRQHFGLQLILAMTCTVFGPLALHAAESYPTRPVRMVVPYAPGGNTDVLARLIAQRLTQNLGQQVVVDNRPGGNTLIGTELVARAPADGHTIMLTTLTFTVVPSLYRKLPFDAVKDFTPITLAVTLPNVLVTHPAIPARSLKELINYAKANPGKLSYASTGSGTSPHLSMDITSGKLRALAVTSGKRAAAAPTIPTVGETLPGYEMDPWFGVLGPAGMTPAVVKRLHGEIARILLAPEMKDHLNSLGAEPAATTPNQFAAHIKAETARYSQIIKAAGIKVE, encoded by the coding sequence GTGAAGTTACGGCAGCACTTCGGGCTACAACTGATCCTGGCCATGACCTGCACGGTCTTTGGCCCGCTTGCGCTTCACGCTGCCGAGAGTTACCCGACGCGCCCCGTGCGTATGGTCGTCCCCTACGCGCCCGGCGGCAACACGGACGTACTCGCGCGATTGATCGCTCAGCGCCTGACGCAGAACCTCGGGCAACAAGTCGTCGTCGACAACAGGCCTGGTGGCAACACGCTGATCGGTACCGAGCTCGTGGCTCGCGCCCCCGCGGACGGTCACACGATCATGCTCACCACGCTTACGTTTACCGTGGTTCCCAGCCTCTACCGCAAGCTGCCGTTCGACGCGGTAAAGGACTTCACGCCGATCACGCTCGCCGTGACCCTACCGAACGTCCTTGTGACACATCCGGCCATACCGGCGCGCTCGCTGAAAGAGCTCATCAACTACGCAAAAGCCAATCCGGGCAAGTTGAGCTATGCCTCGACGGGCAGCGGGACTTCACCGCACCTCTCGATGGATATCACTTCAGGGAAACTGCGTGCGCTCGCGGTCACCAGCGGAAAGCGTGCAGCGGCAGCGCCGACGATTCCGACGGTCGGTGAAACGCTTCCCGGCTACGAGATGGACCCCTGGTTCGGCGTACTGGGGCCTGCCGGAATGACGCCGGCCGTGGTCAAGCGCCTGCACGGCGAGATCGCCCGCATCCTGCTCGCGCCCGAAATGAAGGATCATCTGAACAGTCTTGGCGCCGAGCCGGCCGCCACGACGCCGAATCAGTTCGCGGCGCACATCAAGGCAGAAACGGCGCGGTACTCGCAGATCATCAAGGCCGCTGGGATCAAGGTCGAGTGA
- a CDS encoding amidohydrolase family protein, whose protein sequence is MTPMRVIDFRVRPPVAGFEAAAMYMQPDRTAEMGIGFGFPVPSPVLHKPSPAAFEAELRESGIELAVIAGRVGAPKVGPTSNDGLVAYTRTQPKRLCVFPAIDPARSDWRADAERLLRGSDRVVKGFALEPGLLTTPIYADDPLCLPVYEFCVERRLPLILSAGGNVGPDCGHTLPVYVDRVARDFPKLNIVVAHGGWPWITAIHHVAFRRGNVYVSPDMYALMPGNEAYITAMNSYLSERFVYASSYPFAPLRGYLESFLRVVANDVVAERVLYSNAAALIGIA, encoded by the coding sequence ATGACGCCAATGCGCGTGATAGATTTCAGAGTCCGCCCGCCTGTCGCAGGATTCGAAGCGGCGGCGATGTATATGCAGCCCGACCGCACGGCGGAAATGGGAATCGGTTTCGGATTCCCCGTTCCATCACCCGTGCTGCACAAGCCTTCGCCTGCTGCTTTCGAGGCCGAGCTGCGTGAGTCGGGTATCGAGCTGGCGGTGATTGCCGGCCGCGTCGGCGCGCCGAAGGTCGGGCCCACCAGCAATGATGGTCTCGTCGCGTACACGCGTACCCAACCCAAACGTTTGTGCGTGTTTCCCGCCATCGACCCCGCGCGATCGGACTGGCGGGCCGACGCGGAGCGACTGCTTCGCGGCAGCGATCGCGTCGTCAAAGGTTTCGCTCTCGAGCCCGGGCTGCTCACCACTCCGATTTACGCGGATGACCCGCTTTGTCTTCCGGTCTACGAGTTTTGTGTCGAGCGCCGCCTGCCGCTCATTCTATCCGCCGGCGGGAATGTCGGACCGGACTGCGGTCATACCCTGCCCGTCTACGTGGACCGCGTCGCGCGCGATTTTCCGAAGCTCAATATCGTCGTCGCGCACGGCGGTTGGCCGTGGATCACCGCGATCCATCACGTCGCGTTTCGTCGCGGGAACGTTTACGTTTCGCCGGACATGTACGCGTTGATGCCCGGTAACGAAGCCTATATCACGGCGATGAACAGTTATCTGTCGGAGCGCTTCGTCTACGCCTCCTCGTATCCGTTCGCTCCGCTGCGCGGGTATCTGGAATCTTTCCTGCGTGTCGTTGCGAACGATGTCGTAGCCGAGCGCGTGCTCTACTCGAATGCGGCTGCCTTGATCGGCATCGCATGA
- a CDS encoding tripartite tricarboxylate transporter substrate binding protein — protein sequence MRIKFCSAFLRTAALGCVLSLPATVLAQEWPAKPVRIIVPFPPGQGADIIGRLLAERLTSVLGQQVLVDNRPGAGSMVGPAIAAKTPGDGYTLLIGGTSAMVINPHLYADPGYDTLRDFAPITNVASLPMLICVNPTFPARTIQELIKIAKQRPNEITYGSSGNGSTHHLIQALFASAAGIQLTHIPYKGSTASMTDLIAGRIVMLADTMPAVMTHVKAGKARAIGISSIKRSPFFPDVPTLDEQGLRGFDAIAWAGLFAPAGTPAPVLDRLHAEVVKILNTSATQKRFQDLSMTTIGDSRADFDRFVKAELARWGKAVKVSGAKID from the coding sequence ATGCGTATCAAATTCTGCTCTGCGTTCTTGCGAACTGCCGCACTTGGGTGTGTATTGTCGCTTCCCGCGACTGTGCTTGCTCAGGAGTGGCCGGCCAAGCCCGTGCGCATCATCGTTCCCTTCCCGCCGGGACAGGGCGCGGACATCATCGGGCGCCTCCTGGCGGAGCGGTTGACGTCAGTGCTGGGGCAGCAGGTCCTCGTCGACAACCGACCGGGCGCCGGCAGCATGGTGGGCCCCGCGATCGCGGCCAAGACGCCCGGCGACGGTTACACGCTGCTGATCGGCGGCACGAGCGCGATGGTGATCAACCCGCATCTGTATGCCGATCCCGGCTATGACACGCTGCGCGATTTTGCCCCGATTACCAACGTCGCGTCGCTGCCGATGCTGATCTGCGTCAACCCGACATTCCCGGCGCGCACGATCCAGGAATTGATCAAGATCGCCAAGCAGCGTCCCAACGAGATCACTTATGGCTCCTCGGGCAACGGCAGCACGCATCATCTCATCCAGGCGTTGTTCGCTTCGGCGGCGGGAATCCAGCTCACTCATATTCCCTATAAAGGCTCGACCGCGAGCATGACGGATCTCATCGCCGGCCGTATCGTGATGCTGGCCGATACGATGCCCGCCGTGATGACGCACGTGAAAGCAGGCAAGGCGCGCGCGATCGGCATCTCGTCGATCAAGCGCTCTCCTTTCTTCCCCGATGTGCCCACGCTCGATGAGCAGGGCCTGAGAGGATTCGATGCCATCGCCTGGGCAGGCTTGTTTGCGCCTGCGGGTACGCCGGCCCCGGTTCTCGATCGTCTCCACGCTGAAGTCGTCAAGATCCTCAACACGTCGGCCACTCAAAAGCGGTTTCAGGATCTTTCGATGACGACGATCGGCGATAGCCGCGCGGACTTCGATCGTTTCGTCAAGGCGGAGCTCGCCCGCTGGGGGAAAGCGGTGAAAGTCTCCGGGGCGAAAATCGATTAA
- a CDS encoding tripartite tricarboxylate transporter substrate binding protein: MAIAVRGGACLALLLFSALEAGATSAQTYPAKPIRLIVPFAAGGSTDIIARVVGQKMGEGFGQQIIIDNRPGAASSLGTELGARAAPDGYTLLMGTPGLTINPSLYAGVKFHPVRDFSPVILMASVPLMIVVHPSLPVRSVEQLVRLAKSRPGDLNYASAGSSTHLTAELFMQRAGISMVHVPYKGSAPATNDLVAGHVQVAVDNILSALPHVEAGKLRALAVTSAKRALSAPQTPTLAELGFPGFDASSWFGLLAPAGVSKDIVSQLNASAQKALQSNDVREKLVNIGAAVVGSTPEQFGTFIAGEHERWAKLIKERKIKTN, translated from the coding sequence ATGGCAATAGCGGTTAGAGGTGGTGCTTGTTTGGCGTTGTTGCTGTTCAGTGCTCTGGAGGCCGGCGCGACTTCGGCGCAAACGTACCCCGCAAAGCCCATACGGCTGATCGTGCCATTCGCGGCAGGCGGATCCACGGATATCATTGCGCGGGTAGTGGGTCAGAAGATGGGGGAGGGTTTCGGGCAGCAGATCATCATCGATAATCGACCCGGTGCCGCGAGCAGCTTGGGCACCGAGCTCGGCGCCCGCGCGGCTCCCGATGGCTACACGCTGCTGATGGGCACGCCGGGTCTCACGATCAACCCGAGCCTGTACGCGGGCGTCAAATTCCATCCGGTGCGCGACTTCAGTCCCGTTATTCTCATGGCATCGGTGCCGTTGATGATTGTCGTTCATCCCTCGTTGCCCGTCAGGAGCGTGGAACAACTGGTGAGGCTGGCTAAGTCGCGCCCGGGGGATCTCAACTATGCGTCAGCGGGTTCTTCGACGCACCTTACCGCTGAATTGTTCATGCAGCGTGCCGGGATCTCCATGGTTCATGTGCCGTACAAAGGCTCGGCGCCCGCGACGAACGATTTAGTCGCCGGGCACGTGCAGGTCGCAGTCGACAACATTTTGTCGGCGTTGCCGCACGTCGAAGCGGGCAAGCTGCGTGCGCTGGCGGTGACGAGCGCGAAGCGCGCTTTGTCCGCGCCGCAGACGCCGACGCTCGCCGAGCTCGGGTTCCCCGGTTTCGACGCGAGCTCCTGGTTTGGCCTGCTTGCTCCGGCAGGCGTTTCGAAAGACATCGTCAGCCAATTGAACGCGAGCGCCCAGAAAGCATTGCAGAGCAATGACGTGCGCGAGAAACTGGTGAACATAGGCGCCGCTGTCGTGGGCAGCACACCGGAGCAGTTCGGGACCTTTATTGCGGGCGAGCACGAGCGCTGGGCCAAACTGATCAAAGAACGCAAGATCAAGACAAATTAG
- a CDS encoding succinate--CoA ligase subunit alpha, which produces MTPGRGGETVHGVPVYDTVRRAAAEHDINTSVICVPAPAVKSAVMEAIDAGIRLILVTAEYVPQHDVVRITAAARKAGVRLVGCNTNGLISPGKSKLAGVGGIDPCEIYAAGDIGVLSRSGGMTAEISLTLKAAGYGISTSIAMGGDAVTGMTMAEYVKLFQQDPDTRAIVIFGEPGTDNEQEVAALLTSRAVTKPIVALIAGAFQERYPTGMSFGHAAAMITTGNESASAKRAVLAAAGAHIADALEDIPTLLQRALR; this is translated from the coding sequence GTGACGCCCGGGCGCGGCGGCGAGACTGTGCACGGCGTGCCGGTTTACGATACCGTGCGGCGCGCCGCTGCGGAGCACGACATCAACACGTCGGTCATTTGCGTTCCAGCGCCCGCAGTGAAATCGGCCGTGATGGAAGCGATCGATGCAGGCATCCGGCTGATACTCGTCACGGCTGAATACGTGCCCCAGCACGATGTCGTGCGCATCACCGCCGCTGCGCGCAAAGCCGGCGTACGGCTGGTGGGATGCAATACGAATGGGCTCATATCGCCGGGAAAAAGCAAGCTCGCCGGTGTGGGTGGAATCGATCCCTGCGAAATTTATGCCGCCGGCGATATTGGCGTCCTCTCGCGCTCGGGCGGGATGACTGCCGAAATCAGTCTCACCTTGAAGGCTGCGGGTTACGGCATTTCGACTTCGATCGCAATGGGTGGCGACGCGGTCACCGGCATGACGATGGCCGAGTACGTGAAGCTCTTCCAGCAGGACCCCGACACTCGCGCGATCGTTATCTTCGGCGAGCCGGGGACCGATAACGAGCAGGAAGTCGCGGCCCTGCTAACCTCCCGTGCCGTCACCAAGCCCATCGTCGCGCTCATTGCAGGCGCGTTTCAGGAGCGCTATCCCACCGGAATGAGCTTCGGTCACGCCGCGGCGATGATCACCACCGGCAACGAGAGCGCGAGCGCGAAGCGAGCCGTCCTGGCAGCCGCCGGCGCCCACATCGCGGACGCACTGGAAGACATACCGACACTGTTGCAGCGGGCTCTGCGTTGA
- a CDS encoding thiolase family protein — protein sequence MEFSLRNRTAIVGIGESDIGKVPHLSGLGLTAQAAKRALDDAGLAVSDIDGLLTAYSLTEPFFMLGTVLCEYLGLKPRFCSSLVAGGATPAILLGHAAAAIAAGQASCVLVCTGENRATGMSRDTAVSSLAAAVGHPYFEYPYGNSIPGCYAMIARRYMHEYGITREQLAHVPVVTRQHAAMHPNSHMKAPITIEDVIASKPIASPLNLLDCCLISDAAGAFIVTSADRARHIADRPVYLLGVGECHTHEYIVCAETLVHFGVMESGQGAYRMAGLGPDDMDLAQLYDCFSIVPILELEELGFCAPGEGGSFYAAGHAAIGARLPVNTHGGMLSHAHAGATGGMLGIIEAVAQLIGECGERQVRDAHTALVHNEGGVLSSNCTVILADQPR from the coding sequence TTGGAATTCTCGCTTCGCAACCGCACGGCAATCGTCGGCATCGGGGAATCGGATATCGGCAAGGTGCCGCATCTGTCCGGCCTCGGACTGACGGCGCAGGCCGCCAAGCGTGCTCTGGACGACGCGGGGCTCGCCGTGTCCGACATCGACGGCCTGCTGACGGCCTATTCGCTGACAGAGCCGTTCTTCATGCTCGGAACCGTGCTCTGCGAGTACCTGGGCCTCAAGCCGCGCTTCTGCAGCTCGCTGGTGGCGGGCGGCGCGACCCCGGCAATCCTGCTTGGCCATGCCGCGGCGGCGATCGCCGCGGGACAGGCGAGCTGCGTGCTCGTATGCACGGGCGAAAACCGCGCCACGGGCATGTCGCGCGACACGGCGGTCTCGTCGCTCGCGGCGGCGGTCGGCCATCCTTACTTCGAGTATCCGTACGGCAACTCGATTCCCGGCTGCTATGCGATGATCGCCCGCCGCTACATGCACGAGTACGGGATCACGCGCGAACAGCTCGCGCACGTTCCGGTGGTTACGCGGCAGCACGCCGCGATGCACCCGAATTCCCACATGAAAGCGCCGATCACCATCGAGGACGTGATCGCATCCAAGCCGATCGCGTCGCCTTTGAATCTGCTCGACTGCTGCCTCATCTCCGACGCGGCGGGCGCATTCATCGTGACCTCCGCGGATCGCGCACGGCATATTGCCGACCGGCCGGTGTATCTGCTCGGCGTCGGGGAGTGTCACACGCACGAGTACATCGTGTGCGCCGAGACGCTGGTGCACTTCGGCGTGATGGAATCGGGGCAGGGCGCGTATCGGATGGCCGGACTGGGTCCGGACGACATGGACCTTGCCCAGCTCTACGACTGCTTTTCCATCGTGCCGATACTGGAGCTCGAAGAGCTTGGGTTCTGTGCCCCGGGCGAAGGGGGCAGCTTCTATGCGGCAGGACATGCGGCGATCGGCGCGCGGCTGCCCGTCAACACGCACGGCGGGATGCTCTCTCACGCGCACGCCGGAGCGACGGGCGGAATGCTGGGCATCATCGAGGCGGTGGCTCAACTGATAGGCGAGTGCGGCGAGCGGCAGGTGCGCGACGCTCACACGGCCCTCGTTCACAACGAAGGCGGCGTGCTGTCATCGAACTGCACGGTCATACTGGCCGACCAGCCGCGATAG
- a CDS encoding acyl dehydratase yields the protein METTSRRGLFFEDFEIGRELETPSRTVTSTDIVNFACLSGDFNEVHANWEYCKTTPFGEPIAHGPLVYAIAGGLQYASGINDGTLLALLQVDKWRMLAPVKHGDTIHMVSTVIDKKATSKPDRGVIKFQRRMLNQNGVVVQEMEASIMYRRRPSAN from the coding sequence ATGGAGACCACCAGCCGGCGCGGCCTGTTTTTCGAGGATTTCGAAATCGGGCGCGAGCTCGAGACACCGTCGCGCACCGTGACGTCGACCGACATCGTCAACTTCGCGTGCCTGTCCGGAGATTTCAACGAGGTGCACGCGAACTGGGAGTATTGCAAGACGACGCCATTCGGTGAGCCGATCGCGCACGGGCCGCTCGTCTATGCGATCGCGGGGGGGCTGCAGTACGCGAGCGGCATCAACGACGGCACGCTGCTCGCGCTGCTGCAGGTCGACAAGTGGCGCATGCTCGCGCCGGTGAAGCACGGCGATACGATACACATGGTGTCCACGGTGATAGACAAGAAGGCAACGAGCAAGCCCGATCGCGGCGTCATCAAGTTCCAGCGCAGAATGCTCAATCAGAACGGCGTGGTCGTGCAGGAGATGGAGGCATCGATCATGTACCGGCGGCGGCCTTCCGCAAACTAA
- a CDS encoding amidohydrolase family protein, whose product MGRGAGPHLAGARHDRSRRHCGNRRATPGQAGGIRWNRSGALAESAQDYINAANGFLAERFLFGTAYPLLPFKDGVEAMLRLGLKESVMDRVLYENAAELLGIGQ is encoded by the coding sequence GTGGGGCGTGGTGCCGGGCCGCATCTCGCCGGTGCTCGGCACGATCGAAGCCGACGACATTGCGGCAATCGTCGCGCAACACCCGGACAGGCTGGTGGGATACGCTGGAATCGATCCGGTGCACTCGCGGAAAGCGCGCAGGACTACATAAATGCGGCGAACGGGTTCCTTGCCGAGCGCTTCCTGTTCGGGACCGCCTACCCGCTATTGCCGTTCAAGGACGGTGTCGAAGCGATGCTGCGCCTCGGTCTGAAAGAGTCGGTCATGGACCGGGTGCTCTACGAGAATGCCGCGGAGCTGCTGGGAATCGGCCAATGA